The Tenacibaculum jejuense genome includes a window with the following:
- the ruvA gene encoding Holliday junction branch migration protein RuvA translates to MITQIKGRLVEKNPTYVVVDCNGLGYLLHISLNTFSALPTDENVLLYTHLSIREDAHTLFGFINKVEREVFKLLISVSGVGPSIARTMLSSMTAEEVQQAIASENVSLIQSVKGIGAKTAQRVIIDLKQKILKTFDIDEVSVVENNTNKEEALSALEVLGFARKQAGKVINDILKELPSASVEELIKKALKNL, encoded by the coding sequence ATGATTACACAAATAAAAGGAAGACTTGTTGAAAAAAATCCTACTTATGTAGTTGTTGACTGTAATGGGTTAGGATATTTACTCCATATCTCATTAAATACTTTCTCTGCTCTCCCCACAGATGAAAATGTATTGTTATATACGCATTTATCAATACGAGAAGACGCTCACACACTTTTTGGTTTTATTAACAAAGTAGAACGAGAAGTGTTTAAGCTGTTAATTTCAGTTTCTGGTGTTGGCCCAAGTATAGCGAGAACTATGTTGTCTTCAATGACAGCTGAAGAAGTACAGCAAGCTATAGCATCAGAAAATGTAAGCCTAATACAATCCGTTAAAGGAATTGGGGCAAAAACAGCGCAGCGTGTTATCATTGATTTGAAACAAAAGATATTAAAGACATTTGATATTGATGAAGTTTCAGTAGTTGAAAACAATACAAACAAAGAAGAAGCGTTATCTGCATTAGAGGTTTTAGGCTTTGCACGAAAACAAGCAGGTAAAGTTATAAACGATATTTTAAAAGAATTGCCGTCTGCTAGTGTAGAAGAGCTAATTAAGAAGGCACTAAAAAATTTGTAA
- a CDS encoding NADP-dependent malic enzyme, which produces MSQSRKRREALLYHAKPKPGKISVVPTKKYATQHDLSLAYSPGVAEPCLEIAKNKDNVYKYTTKGNLVAVISNGTAVLGLGDIGPEASKPVMEGKGLLFKIFADIDVFDIEVDTTDVDKFIETVKAIAPTFGGINLEDIKAPEAFEIERRLKEELDIPVMHDDQHGTAIISTAALKNALEINGKNIADVKIVVNGAGAAAISCTRLYLALGAKRENVVMCDSKGVIRKDRGNLTTQKEEFATDRDLNTLEEAMNNADVFIGLSKGNVVSPEMLLSMGKNPIVFAMANPEPEIDYDLAVATRDDIIMATGRSDNPNQVNNVLGFPFIFRGALDVRATKINEEMKMAAVHALADLAKKSVPEQVNIVYDEVSLSFGKEYIIPKPFDPRLIYEIPPAIAKAAIESGVAKEPIEDWERYRNELMDRSGSGSKEVRILHNRARTNPKRVVFAEADHLDVLKAAQRVYDEKLGHPILLGNKEIILELKEELGFDADVPIIDPKTPEEVERTKRFGKLFWEKRQRKGMTLLEAEKWMRQRNYFASMMVNEGEADALVTGYSRPYSSVVKPILELVERDKGVQKIAATNLMLTKQGPMFLADTTININPSAKELAKITRYTSILARMFGMKPKVAMLGFSNFGSTKSETSVKIREAVAYMHENYPDLIVDGELQADFALNAEMLTKEFSFSKLNGQKVNVLIFPNLESANITYKLMKEVNGVESIGPILLGLSKPVHVLQLGASVDEMVNMAAVAIVDAQEREKVKNNNC; this is translated from the coding sequence ATGAGTCAATCACGTAAAAGACGAGAAGCACTATTGTATCATGCTAAGCCTAAGCCAGGTAAAATATCAGTAGTGCCAACGAAGAAGTATGCAACTCAACACGACTTATCATTAGCGTATTCCCCTGGTGTAGCAGAACCATGTTTAGAAATCGCAAAAAATAAAGACAACGTATATAAATATACTACTAAAGGAAATTTAGTAGCAGTAATATCAAACGGAACAGCAGTTTTAGGATTAGGAGACATTGGTCCAGAAGCTTCTAAACCAGTTATGGAAGGTAAAGGTCTGCTATTTAAGATTTTTGCAGATATTGATGTTTTTGATATCGAAGTGGATACTACAGATGTAGATAAGTTTATAGAAACTGTAAAAGCTATTGCTCCAACTTTTGGAGGAATAAATCTTGAAGATATTAAAGCACCAGAAGCTTTTGAAATCGAGAGACGTTTAAAAGAGGAATTAGATATTCCTGTTATGCACGATGATCAACACGGAACAGCTATTATTTCTACCGCTGCATTAAAAAATGCTTTAGAAATCAATGGGAAAAACATAGCAGATGTTAAGATTGTAGTTAACGGAGCAGGAGCTGCGGCTATTTCTTGTACACGTTTATATTTAGCTTTAGGAGCAAAACGTGAAAACGTTGTAATGTGTGATAGTAAAGGTGTAATTAGAAAAGATAGAGGAAATCTTACGACACAAAAAGAGGAGTTTGCTACAGATAGAGATTTAAATACATTAGAAGAAGCAATGAATAATGCTGATGTATTTATTGGTTTATCTAAAGGAAATGTAGTAAGTCCAGAAATGTTATTGTCTATGGGCAAAAATCCTATTGTTTTTGCTATGGCGAATCCTGAACCAGAAATCGATTACGATTTGGCAGTAGCTACAAGAGATGATATTATTATGGCAACTGGTCGATCAGATAATCCAAATCAGGTGAATAATGTACTTGGTTTCCCATTCATATTTAGAGGAGCTTTAGATGTTAGAGCAACAAAGATTAATGAAGAAATGAAAATGGCTGCGGTACATGCATTAGCAGATTTAGCTAAGAAATCTGTGCCAGAGCAAGTAAATATTGTTTACGACGAGGTAAGTCTTTCTTTCGGAAAAGAGTATATTATTCCAAAACCATTTGATCCAAGATTAATCTATGAAATTCCACCAGCAATTGCTAAAGCAGCAATAGAAAGTGGTGTTGCAAAAGAACCAATTGAAGATTGGGAAAGGTATAGAAATGAATTAATGGATCGTTCAGGTTCAGGAAGTAAAGAAGTAAGAATTTTACATAACAGAGCAAGAACAAATCCTAAGCGTGTTGTTTTTGCTGAAGCAGATCATTTAGATGTGTTGAAAGCGGCACAAAGAGTGTATGATGAAAAATTAGGTCATCCTATTCTTTTAGGAAATAAGGAGATTATTCTAGAATTGAAAGAAGAGCTTGGTTTCGATGCAGATGTGCCAATTATAGATCCTAAAACTCCAGAAGAAGTTGAAAGAACAAAACGCTTTGGAAAGCTGTTTTGGGAAAAACGTCAACGTAAAGGAATGACTTTACTAGAAGCCGAAAAATGGATGCGTCAACGTAATTATTTTGCTTCTATGATGGTAAACGAAGGAGAAGCAGATGCATTGGTAACAGGATATTCAAGACCTTATTCTTCTGTTGTGAAGCCTATTTTAGAGTTAGTAGAGAGAGATAAAGGAGTACAAAAAATAGCAGCAACAAATTTAATGTTAACGAAGCAAGGACCAATGTTCTTAGCTGATACAACAATAAATATAAATCCTTCAGCCAAAGAACTAGCCAAAATAACACGCTACACGAGTATATTGGCAAGAATGTTTGGTATGAAACCGAAAGTAGCAATGCTAGGTTTTTCAAACTTCGGATCAACAAAATCTGAAACGTCTGTGAAAATAAGAGAAGCAGTTGCTTATATGCATGAAAATTATCCTGATTTAATTGTAGATGGAGAATTGCAAGCTGATTTCGCATTAAATGCTGAAATGCTTACTAAAGAATTTTCGTTTTCTAAATTGAATGGTCAAAAAGTTAATGTTTTAATTTTTCCAAACTTAGAATCTGCAAATATTACGTATAAATTAATGAAAGAAGTAAATGGAGTAGAATCTATTGGTCCGATTTTATTAGGTTTAAGTAAGCCAGTTCACGTGTTACAACTAGGTGCAAGCGTAGATGAAATGGTAAATATGGCTGCTGTAGCAATTGTAGATGCACAAGAGCGAGAAAAGGTAAAAAACAATAATTGTTAA
- a CDS encoding SLC13 family permease, producing the protein MKYPIAKRVGLLLGPVFFLIINVLPFELVSNSGDKVISVALWMITWWITEAVSISVTALLPLLLFPLLKVMSMNEVGSNYGSPIIFLFFGGFVMALALEKVNLHKRIALSIIKLTGTTPKKVVLGFMIATGLLSMWISNTASTVVMLPIALSVIQLLIDDEDGFTKDDKNFAVSVMLGIAFSANAGGIATIIGTPPNSVLIGFLENEYNIEISFLEWMTIGLPFSLIMISVVYLVLVELMYPNKNLKFKASQEVIHTELKKLGKISKREKFVLLVFACAIFLWIFRALINKVFPELKLTDTMISVFAALAIFAVPFNFKKGDFILNWKDTEKLSWGILILFGGGLALAKGMSSSGIVDQVSSAIASYNLGVFLTGSILIFLMLFMTELMSNVALVAVLAPVVAGIALGLNIPIVNLLVPVTIASSCAFMLPMATPPNAIVFASGYVKVKDMMKTGLILNCLAVLLLIVIFKYILPILL; encoded by the coding sequence ATGAAATACCCGATTGCTAAAAGAGTAGGTTTACTTTTAGGTCCTGTTTTCTTTTTGATTATTAATGTTTTGCCTTTTGAACTTGTTTCTAATAGTGGAGATAAAGTTATTAGTGTTGCACTTTGGATGATTACATGGTGGATTACAGAAGCAGTTTCAATTTCTGTAACTGCATTACTTCCTTTGCTTTTATTTCCTTTGTTGAAAGTTATGTCGATGAATGAAGTTGGTTCCAATTATGGAAGTCCGATTATATTTTTATTCTTCGGAGGATTTGTAATGGCCTTAGCTTTAGAGAAAGTGAATTTACATAAACGCATTGCGTTATCCATTATTAAATTAACAGGAACAACCCCCAAAAAAGTGGTGTTAGGTTTTATGATTGCTACTGGATTGTTAAGTATGTGGATTAGCAATACGGCTAGTACAGTTGTTATGTTACCAATAGCTTTATCGGTAATTCAATTGTTAATAGATGATGAAGATGGTTTTACAAAAGACGATAAGAATTTTGCAGTTTCAGTAATGTTAGGAATTGCTTTTTCAGCAAATGCTGGAGGAATAGCAACAATTATAGGGACGCCACCTAATTCTGTTTTAATAGGTTTTTTAGAAAATGAGTATAATATAGAAATCTCTTTTTTAGAGTGGATGACTATCGGTCTTCCATTTTCTCTAATAATGATTTCAGTTGTGTATTTGGTGTTGGTAGAGTTAATGTATCCAAATAAAAATTTAAAATTTAAGGCTTCTCAAGAAGTAATTCATACAGAATTAAAAAAGCTTGGAAAAATATCAAAAAGAGAGAAGTTTGTCTTGTTAGTTTTTGCTTGTGCTATTTTTTTATGGATTTTCAGAGCTTTAATTAATAAAGTCTTTCCGGAATTAAAGCTTACAGATACAATGATTAGTGTTTTTGCTGCATTAGCAATTTTTGCGGTTCCGTTTAACTTCAAAAAAGGAGATTTCATACTAAATTGGAAAGATACCGAGAAGCTTTCTTGGGGAATATTAATATTATTTGGAGGAGGTTTAGCGTTAGCTAAAGGAATGTCCAGTAGCGGAATTGTAGATCAGGTTTCTAGTGCAATTGCATCGTATAATTTGGGTGTGTTTTTAACGGGTTCCATTTTAATATTCTTAATGTTATTTATGACGGAGTTAATGAGTAATGTCGCCTTAGTTGCAGTTTTAGCTCCAGTAGTTGCAGGAATAGCTTTAGGGTTAAATATTCCAATAGTAAACTTGTTGGTTCCTGTAACGATAGCAAGTAGTTGTGCTTTTATGTTACCAATGGCAACACCGCCGAATGCAATTGTATTTGCAAGTGGTTATGTAAAAGTAAAAGACATGATGAAAACTGGTTTAATTTTAAATTGCTTAGCTGTTTTATTACTGATAGTTATCTTCAAATACATCTTACCAATTTTACTTTAA
- the glpK gene encoding glycerol kinase GlpK, giving the protein MQKKYIAAFDQGTTSTRTIIFNTDGEIVGIGQKELTQHYPKSGWVEHNPIDIYNDQLETFKEAIKKSNINPAELVAVGITNQRETTVVWDKETGEPVYNAIVWLDKRTKAICEELKAKDLSSYIQENTGLIIDSYFSGTKLKWILDNVEGVKEKADQGKLCFGTIDSWLIYKFTNGEKHLTDHTNASRTMLYNIKDLSWDETILNALDIPKSLLPSVQQSSSDFGSINFEDEQIPIYGVAGDQQASLFGQGGFKSGIAKNTYGTGCFILLNIGRKQVVSNNGLLTTLTCTLENEPTKYALEGSVFVGGASIQWLRDRMKIIDKASDTEAICNSIPSLKDVYVVPAFAGLGAPYWDQEAKGSIYGMTLDTGRNEIIKATVESLAYQTKDVINAMITDSSKEMITLKVDGGASANNYLMQFQSDILNVEVDRPKMIEVTAFGAALLAGIKSGVWTLNDIDTIRKVDTVFQTKMTPKARKKKYKGWLKAIEKTQTKGKKKKQKPIRFSVLDRERQLKKMKSTVFDLIIIGGGVTGAGIALDASSRGMKVCLIEKNDFASGTSNKSTKLIHGGLRYLKQLEIGLVRESGTERAIVHQLAPHLVIPEKMLLPLIEGGTYGKMMTAIGLKVYDLLANVDGDDRRRMLDKKQTLEKEPLLDESITLGSGYYAEYRTDDARLTVEILKKATEFGATIVNYCEMESFVYNSESKIESLNCIDHNTGKTLNIKANNYVSAAGPWVDTLRRKDNSLNNKHLHLTKGVHIVFPLEKLPIKQSIYFDVPDGRMVFAIPRGRCTYVGTTDTNYAGDLDRVVATAADAEYLLSAINNMFPKIHLTIDDIESNWAGLRPLIHEEEKDPSDLSRKDEIFVSDTGLISIAGGKLTGYRKMAHRVIDAVLKTMSEKRRRSVKKSETEHISLVNPSMSSSEEVQAYEKELETNLANLGIDDEDYAWYLATNFGKNASKILERFSFYLSGTIEERFIRAELWYCIHFEMVNGLADFFVRRTGRLYFDIHSIFKYKDLVLKDCVKTLDWDRKRVEHEKQILQMLLDDATTYYETEFKS; this is encoded by the coding sequence ATGCAGAAGAAATATATTGCAGCTTTTGATCAAGGTACGACAAGTACAAGAACTATAATTTTTAATACTGATGGAGAGATTGTTGGTATTGGACAAAAAGAACTAACACAACATTATCCAAAATCAGGATGGGTAGAACATAATCCTATCGATATTTATAATGATCAGTTAGAAACATTTAAAGAAGCAATAAAAAAATCGAATATAAATCCTGCAGAACTTGTAGCGGTTGGAATTACAAACCAAAGAGAAACAACTGTGGTTTGGGATAAAGAAACTGGCGAACCTGTTTATAATGCAATTGTTTGGTTAGATAAAAGAACTAAAGCGATTTGCGAAGAATTAAAAGCTAAAGATTTGTCTTCTTACATTCAGGAAAATACGGGACTGATTATCGATTCTTATTTTTCTGGAACAAAACTAAAATGGATTTTAGATAATGTTGAAGGTGTAAAAGAAAAAGCAGATCAAGGTAAATTATGTTTTGGTACGATCGATAGTTGGTTGATTTATAAATTTACCAATGGAGAAAAACACTTAACAGATCATACCAATGCATCTCGAACAATGTTGTATAACATTAAAGATTTGTCTTGGGATGAAACTATTTTAAATGCTTTAGATATTCCGAAATCATTGTTGCCAAGTGTTCAGCAATCTTCTTCTGATTTTGGTAGTATTAATTTTGAAGATGAACAAATTCCTATCTATGGAGTTGCTGGTGATCAACAAGCTTCATTATTTGGTCAAGGCGGATTTAAATCTGGTATTGCAAAAAATACTTATGGAACCGGCTGCTTTATCTTATTAAACATCGGGAGGAAGCAAGTTGTTTCTAATAACGGATTATTAACGACTTTAACTTGTACTTTAGAAAATGAACCTACGAAATATGCTTTAGAAGGAAGTGTATTTGTTGGTGGTGCTTCTATTCAATGGCTACGAGATCGTATGAAAATTATAGATAAAGCTTCCGATACAGAAGCGATTTGTAATAGTATTCCGTCATTGAAAGATGTTTATGTGGTTCCTGCATTTGCTGGTCTTGGAGCACCGTATTGGGATCAAGAAGCAAAAGGAAGTATTTACGGAATGACCTTAGATACTGGTAGAAATGAAATCATAAAAGCAACTGTTGAATCTTTAGCTTATCAAACAAAAGATGTAATTAATGCAATGATTACCGATAGCAGTAAAGAAATGATTACGCTAAAAGTTGATGGTGGAGCTAGTGCGAATAATTACTTAATGCAATTTCAGTCTGATATTCTAAATGTTGAAGTAGATCGACCAAAAATGATTGAAGTTACTGCTTTTGGAGCTGCTTTATTAGCTGGAATTAAATCTGGAGTTTGGACATTAAATGATATCGATACCATACGGAAAGTTGATACGGTTTTTCAAACAAAAATGACTCCGAAAGCCAGAAAAAAGAAATACAAAGGATGGCTTAAAGCAATTGAAAAAACACAAACAAAAGGAAAAAAGAAAAAGCAAAAACCAATTCGTTTTTCAGTTCTAGATAGAGAACGACAGCTAAAAAAAATGAAATCTACAGTTTTTGATTTAATCATTATTGGTGGAGGAGTCACTGGAGCTGGAATCGCATTAGACGCTTCATCTAGAGGAATGAAAGTGTGTTTGATTGAAAAGAATGATTTTGCTTCAGGTACAAGTAATAAATCAACGAAACTGATTCATGGTGGTTTACGTTATTTGAAACAATTGGAAATTGGTTTAGTTAGAGAATCGGGAACAGAACGCGCTATTGTGCATCAATTAGCTCCGCATTTAGTAATTCCAGAGAAAATGTTATTGCCTTTAATTGAAGGTGGGACTTATGGTAAAATGATGACTGCAATCGGATTAAAAGTCTATGATTTATTAGCAAATGTTGATGGTGATGATCGCAGAAGAATGTTAGATAAAAAACAAACTTTAGAAAAAGAGCCGCTTTTAGATGAAAGTATCACTTTAGGTAGTGGTTATTATGCAGAATATAGAACCGACGATGCTAGACTAACAGTAGAAATTTTAAAGAAAGCAACAGAATTTGGAGCCACAATTGTGAATTATTGCGAAATGGAATCGTTTGTTTACAATAGTGAATCAAAGATTGAAAGTTTAAACTGTATAGATCACAATACTGGTAAAACATTAAATATTAAAGCAAATAATTATGTGTCTGCTGCTGGTCCTTGGGTAGATACATTACGTAGAAAAGACAATTCACTAAATAATAAACACCTGCATTTAACCAAAGGTGTGCATATTGTATTTCCGTTAGAGAAATTACCAATTAAACAATCTATTTATTTCGATGTTCCAGATGGACGAATGGTTTTTGCAATTCCAAGAGGTCGTTGCACATACGTAGGAACAACAGATACAAATTATGCTGGTGATTTAGATAGAGTAGTGGCGACTGCTGCTGATGCTGAATATTTGTTAAGTGCGATTAATAATATGTTTCCAAAAATTCATTTAACAATAGATGATATTGAATCAAATTGGGCAGGATTACGTCCTTTAATTCACGAAGAGGAAAAAGATCCGTCAGATTTATCAAGAAAAGACGAGATTTTTGTTTCAGATACAGGTCTGATTTCTATCGCAGGAGGAAAATTAACAGGGTATCGAAAAATGGCACATCGAGTAATTGATGCTGTTTTAAAAACGATGAGTGAAAAACGTAGAAGATCAGTTAAAAAATCAGAAACAGAACATATTTCATTAGTGAACCCGTCAATGTCTTCTTCGGAAGAAGTTCAGGCTTACGAAAAAGAATTAGAAACGAATTTGGCGAACTTAGGAATTGATGATGAAGATTATGCTTGGTATTTGGCTACAAATTTTGGGAAGAATGCAAGTAAGATTTTAGAACGTTTTTCTTTTTATTTATCAGGAACAATCGAAGAGCGTTTTATTCGAGCAGAACTCTGGTACTGTATTCATTTTGAAATGGTAAATGGATTAGCGGATTTCTTTGTAAGAAGAACAGGAAGGTTATATTTTGATATTCATAGCATCTTTAAATACAAAGATTTAGTGCTGAAAGATTGTGTTAAAACATTAGATTGGGATCGTAAACGAGTTGAGCACGAAAAGCAAATTTTACAAATGCTTTTAGATGATGCAACAACGTATTATGAAACAGAATTTAAATCATAA
- a CDS encoding PAS domain-containing protein — MNHIPPTQQTVNEEVQWNKEKTIVSKTDAFGTILYVNDVFCEASEYSKVELIGEPHNIIRHPDMPKVAFKVLWKALKDGKNFHAIVKNRTKSGKYYWVITDFIIDRNEKNEITGYTGRRKAVPNSVIEKIEPIYKTLVEIEKLKGEKASELYFNAYLNEEIGKSYDEFVLDLFEEEVAKQKKRNAIAKRENIFKKGLNWFFVTEYEMS, encoded by the coding sequence ATGAATCACATCCCCCCGACTCAGCAAACAGTAAACGAAGAAGTACAATGGAATAAAGAAAAAACCATTGTTAGTAAAACAGATGCTTTTGGAACGATATTATACGTAAATGATGTTTTTTGTGAAGCTTCTGAATATAGCAAAGTTGAACTTATTGGAGAACCTCATAACATTATAAGACATCCTGATATGCCTAAAGTTGCTTTTAAAGTTTTATGGAAAGCTTTAAAAGATGGAAAAAACTTTCATGCTATTGTGAAAAACAGAACTAAATCTGGAAAATACTATTGGGTAATTACCGATTTCATTATAGATAGAAATGAAAAAAATGAAATTACAGGTTATACTGGCAGAAGAAAAGCAGTGCCAAATAGCGTTATTGAAAAAATAGAACCTATTTATAAAACACTAGTGGAAATAGAAAAATTAAAAGGAGAAAAGGCAAGCGAATTATACTTTAATGCATATTTAAACGAAGAAATAGGCAAAAGTTATGATGAATTTGTTCTCGATTTATTTGAAGAAGAAGTTGCGAAACAAAAGAAAAGAAATGCCATAGCAAAAAGAGAAAATATATTTAAAAAGGGACTCAACTGGTTTTTTGTAACTGAATACGAAATGAGTTGA
- the queG gene encoding tRNA epoxyqueuosine(34) reductase QueG: MKKTAEYSQFIKKEAKRLGFMSCGIAKADFLEEEAPRLETWLKNGFHGEMHYMENHFDKRLDPRLLVEGAKSVISLSYNYFPEEVQNSDSYKLAKYAYGEDYHHVIKNKLFELLESLREEIGEINGRCFVDSAPVMERSWAEKAGLGWNGKHTLLIQKQQGSFFFLAELIIDLELEYDHPFETDHCGKCTRCIDACPTDAILPNNQIDGSKCISYLTIELRDNIPSQFKENMEDWMFGCDICQDVCPWNRFSKPHSEPLFNPKENLLGLEKRDWEELTQETFSKVFKKSAVKRAKFKGLTSTIDFIKKTTP; encoded by the coding sequence TTGAAAAAAACTGCAGAATATTCTCAATTCATAAAAAAAGAAGCTAAAAGGCTGGGTTTCATGTCTTGTGGTATAGCTAAAGCAGATTTTTTAGAGGAAGAAGCTCCGCGTTTAGAAACTTGGTTAAAAAATGGTTTTCATGGAGAAATGCATTACATGGAAAATCATTTTGATAAACGTTTAGATCCTAGACTTTTGGTAGAGGGAGCAAAATCAGTGATTTCATTATCGTATAATTATTTTCCAGAGGAAGTTCAGAATTCTGATTCGTATAAATTAGCAAAATATGCTTATGGAGAAGATTACCATCATGTTATTAAAAATAAACTTTTTGAATTATTAGAATCTTTACGAGAAGAAATAGGAGAGATTAATGGCCGTTGTTTCGTTGATTCTGCTCCCGTAATGGAACGTTCTTGGGCAGAAAAAGCGGGTTTAGGTTGGAATGGAAAACATACTTTATTAATTCAAAAACAACAAGGATCTTTTTTCTTTTTAGCAGAGTTAATTATTGATTTAGAATTAGAATACGATCACCCTTTTGAAACAGATCATTGTGGGAAATGTACACGATGTATAGATGCTTGTCCGACAGATGCAATATTGCCAAATAATCAAATAGATGGTAGCAAATGTATTTCGTACTTAACGATTGAGCTGCGTGATAATATTCCGAGTCAGTTTAAAGAAAATATGGAAGATTGGATGTTTGGTTGTGATATTTGTCAAGATGTTTGTCCTTGGAATCGTTTTTCAAAACCTCATAGCGAACCATTATTCAATCCAAAAGAAAATTTATTAGGATTAGAAAAAAGAGATTGGGAAGAACTAACTCAAGAAACGTTTAGTAAGGTTTTTAAAAAATCTGCAGTTAAAAGAGCAAAATTCAAAGGCTTAACAAGTACTATAGATTTTATAAAAAAAACTACACCGTAA